TTTACATCATTTATTTTATTTTCCTTTTCATTATTTGCACAAATTCCTTCATCCTTTGATCTCAGAGATTATAACGGAGAAAATTACGTAACTTCAGTAAAATCACAAGAAGGCGGAACGTGTTGGACACACGGGACAATGGCATCAACAGAAAGTAATTTGATGATGACCGGAGCATGGACAGCAAACGGTGAAACCGGTGAGCCTAATTTAGCCGAATATCACTTAGATTGGTATAATGGTTTCAATGATTCTATTAATGATGATTATGGTACTAATCCTCCGGGTCTTGAAGTGCATATGGGAGGAGATTACAGAGTATCAACTGCCTATTTATCAAGAGCTGAGGGTGCAGTAAGAGACATTGACGGCCAATCTTTTGATGATCCTCCTGAAAGATATAATTCTTCTTATCATTATTATTATCCGAGAAGGGTTGAGTGGTATAATGCCGAAGAAGATTTGTCGAAGATTGATACAATTAAAACCAAATTAATGCAATACGGTGCAATGGCAACTTGTATATGTTACGACTACGGTTTTATTGATTATAATTATAACCATTACCAACCAAGTTCAAACTCAATGTTACCCAATCATTCAGTAACCATAATCGGTTGGGATGACAGTCATTCTGTTCCCGCTGCCCCGCAAAACGGCGCATGGTTAGTAAAGAACAGTTGGGGTACCGGATGGGGATATTCCGGTTATTTTTGGATTTCTTATTATGATAAATGGTCATGCAAAGAACCTGATATGGGAGCAGTATCCTTTATTGACGTTGAACCTTTGCAATATGACACAGTATATTATCACGATTATCACGGATGGAGAGATACAAAAACCGACAGCGATTCTGCATTTAATGCATTCAGTGTAAATGAAGATGTTCTTATCGAAGCTGTAAGTTTCTTTGTTGATGCAGATGATGTGAATTATGAAGTAAAAATCTTCAAAACATTTTCAAGCGGTGAATTAAGGAATCTTCAAACTACACAAACCGGTAATATAGTGCATCGCGGTTTTCATACCATAGATTTAGATGATAATGTTGAACTTATCGAAGGAGATGATTTTTATGTATTTCTTTATTTGGATAAAGGCGGACAACCCTACGACAGAACTTCCGATGTACCTGTTTTGCTCGGCGGAGTATCAAAAACAATAGTACCTTCCACAGCAAATCCGGCTGAAAGCTATTATTGCGAAGCCGGTGAATGGCTTGATTTTTATGATTATGATGATCCTTCAGGTTTTGATAATACCGGCAATTTTTGCATAAAAGCATTGGCTGTCTCTTACGAACCTGTTAATATTAATGATGTAAATGATATAAAATTTGAAATTTATCCGAATCCTGCAAAAGATTTTATTCGAATAAACACCGGATCGCAAGACATAATTTCATACAAGATATTTGATATTAGCGGTAAACAATTAAGTTCCGGTAATTTACCGGAAAGTCAAACAATTGATATAAGTCGGTTTAGTAAAGGATTGTATTTTATAGAGTTAGAAGTGAACAATAAATCATTTACTGAAAAGCTTATTATAAAATAGATTTTTTCAGGATTACCTGAAAAAAAGCCGACTTTATCGAAAAAATATACTTTATATTGTTTGTTTTTATCAATTTAACAATGCAACAATTTAGTAATGTTCATCTGCAAGATAAAGAAGTGTTTAGAGAAATATCAACAACTTAATAAAAAACTGCATCTGAAGAAATTCAGTTGCGGTTTTTACAGTAAATCCTCTTGTTGAGAGGATTGAATAATCCTGATAACATCAGGATTTATTTCTGTGAAAGACAGCATGGAGTTTTAGTCATAAAATACAGGCAGGAAAGTTTAAACTTCTCTTTTTCAGGGCTGCGATTAAATATAGATCAGAATCTTGTTTTAACACTTTTTTACTGATAATACTTATCCGGATTATCTTCCCTGTCGTGATATTTTGAAGCCAATAATGCAATTATTTGACGAAAGGTTTCAATGGCATTTGCAGTATCGGCAGTTATTTCTTTATTCTGTAATTTGAGCAACATAATTGCATATAAGCCGTGTAAGCAAATGTCAATTTGATTCAATGCTTTGCCTTGCATCTTTTCCGACAATGCTTTAATATGCGGCAATGTTGTTTCATGTATTTTTTTATATTGTATTTCAGCCGGTTGGTTTAAAAGCCATAAATGTAAATCATTCAGGTCGTTTACAATATTTGTTACTACTTGCAGATGCCCGGATTGTTTAATATTCTCCAAATTCGTCATTTGAATAAGTCCGGAATACCAATTCAGGATTTTTTCTTTTATTTCTTCTTCAACATCGTATTTATCAATTATCTGTTCTTGAATTTTTTTCAGGTCAAAATCTAAAGATCTTACCATATCTTCTGTTTGCCACATATATAAGATATATTCGGCAATATTTGTTCTTCTGAGTTGTTCAGAAATAATCATAATACTTTGTTTTTGCGGTTCGTTCTACTGTTATTTTACCGGAAATATCTTTTTATAAATACAGTTATCTAACTGACATAAATGCTTAAATGCTATAATGATTTAATGCTTAAATATATAATACCTGACAGAGTTTTTTTTGAGCAATCAAAAAACCTATATTAAGTCTATAAGATTTTATCAATATTAGACGGAGGATTACCCCAAACAGCTTTGTCATCAATCTCAATGATCGGTCGTTGAATAAATTTAGGATTTTCTGCCATAATTTTTATCAGATCATCATCTGAAATATCTTTTCCTTTATAGTTTTCTTTGTATTCTTTTTCCTGTGTTCTGATCATTTCAAAAGGCCTCTTGTCAAGTTTTTTCAAAAGGCTTTTTAATGATTCAAAAGTAAAAGCTTCATCTTTTAAATATTGAACCACAGTAAAGTCAATCTTTTTTCCTTCCAAATATTGAAGTCCCGCTCTGCTTTTTTTGCAACGAGGGTTGTGATATATTTTCATTTTATTAATTGTTTCATTGTTTATCTCTTTATTTAGTCTTTAAGCCTAACATCTAACTTCAAACATCTAATTTTTCAACATCATCCTCATTCTCTCATTCTCTCATTCTCTCATTCTCTCATTCTCTCATTCTCTCATTCAATCATTAATTTCTCACCTATCCTTGCATAAGATATTTCTTAATAAAGGCATTTATATCTCCGTCCATAACACCGTTAACATCAGATGTTTCATAAGCTGTCCGATTGTCTTTTACCATTTTGTACGGGTGCATAACATAACTTCTGATTTGCGAACCCCATTCAATTTTTTTCTTATTTCCTTCAACCTCTGCTTGTTTTTCTTGCCTTTTTCTTAATTCAATTTCATATAAATGAGATTTTAGTATTCGAAGTGCATTTTCTTTATTGGTATGCTGTGAGCGAGATTCTGTATTTTCAACGGCTATACCGGAGGGTTTATGCCTCACTCTTACTCCTGTTTCAATTTTATTAACACTTTGCCCGCCGGCTCCTCCGGATCTGAAAGTTTCCCATGTAATATCAGCAGGATTTATTTCAATTTTTATTGAATCATCTGCAACAGGAGAAACAAAAACTGATG
This region of Bacteroidales bacterium genomic DNA includes:
- a CDS encoding T9SS type A sorting domain-containing protein produces the protein MKYLFFTSFILFSFSLFAQIPSSFDLRDYNGENYVTSVKSQEGGTCWTHGTMASTESNLMMTGAWTANGETGEPNLAEYHLDWYNGFNDSINDDYGTNPPGLEVHMGGDYRVSTAYLSRAEGAVRDIDGQSFDDPPERYNSSYHYYYPRRVEWYNAEEDLSKIDTIKTKLMQYGAMATCICYDYGFIDYNYNHYQPSSNSMLPNHSVTIIGWDDSHSVPAAPQNGAWLVKNSWGTGWGYSGYFWISYYDKWSCKEPDMGAVSFIDVEPLQYDTVYYHDYHGWRDTKTDSDSAFNAFSVNEDVLIEAVSFFVDADDVNYEVKIFKTFSSGELRNLQTTQTGNIVHRGFHTIDLDDNVELIEGDDFYVFLYLDKGGQPYDRTSDVPVLLGGVSKTIVPSTANPAESYYCEAGEWLDFYDYDDPSGFDNTGNFCIKALAVSYEPVNINDVNDIKFEIYPNPAKDFIRINTGSQDIISYKIFDISGKQLSSGNLPESQTIDISRFSKGLYFIELEVNNKSFTEKLIIK
- a CDS encoding DUF4924 family protein — protein: MIISEQLRRTNIAEYILYMWQTEDMVRSLDFDLKKIQEQIIDKYDVEEEIKEKILNWYSGLIQMTNLENIKQSGHLQVVTNIVNDLNDLHLWLLNQPAEIQYKKIHETTLPHIKALSEKMQGKALNQIDICLHGLYAIMLLKLQNKEITADTANAIETFRQIIALLASKYHDREDNPDKYYQ